In Providencia zhijiangensis, a single window of DNA contains:
- the ttrS gene encoding tetrathionate respiration histidine kinase TtrS: MLKKTSIPLYHILLVTLLLWCIPAGAAQWTIGVLALRGPSFTQLHWQPLVDTLNESIPGERFTLQPLNLEEMKEAISNRKIDFLLTNPAQFIQLDNRYHLRWLLSLRSDVEPNSTTRNVIGSLILVRGDSDIHSADQLIGKKVGAISPDAFGGYLLGYKVLRDLGYDTEKDFRMQFLGFPADALLYALRDKSLSAAIVPVCLLENMDSEGLIDKHQFRPLVQKESALPCLTSTELYPNWSFAALSEVPDNLVDKVTKVLLSGDTPNMRWGAPASITQVENLLRDVNQHPQQREIWQDIVSWTIQHQITIGIIALIFLLLGINHVWIAFLVRRRSQQLEVAHNRLRQQEANLQKAQRLNILGEMASGFAHELNQPLSAIRNYAQGSILRLKKESENHPLLGAISKIDEQAQRGADIIQNLRLWAGKPGQESRLTLRQQSVKQTINHIWQLLQVEQHFPTVRLQLPETPDVQLLLPDTLLDQLLSNLISNSLQAGATTLTFGFHFADGRFLLVLQDDAGGMPDEQLNQGIMPFATTKQEGLGLGLVICQRLIQSQGGDIRIENQHNDEGKNGLRVTLIFNYSR; this comes from the coding sequence ATGTTAAAAAAAACGTCTATCCCGTTGTATCACATACTTTTAGTTACCCTGCTGCTATGGTGCATTCCGGCGGGTGCGGCGCAATGGACGATCGGTGTTCTCGCCCTGCGAGGGCCGAGTTTCACTCAGTTGCACTGGCAACCTTTGGTGGACACCCTCAATGAATCCATTCCGGGGGAGCGCTTTACCCTGCAACCCCTGAATCTTGAAGAGATGAAAGAGGCGATTTCGAATCGCAAAATTGATTTTCTACTCACTAACCCAGCTCAATTTATCCAACTCGATAATCGCTACCACCTACGCTGGCTACTCTCTTTACGCTCGGATGTGGAGCCAAACAGCACAACGCGCAACGTGATCGGTAGCCTTATTTTGGTTCGTGGAGATAGCGACATTCACAGCGCTGATCAGCTCATCGGCAAAAAAGTCGGCGCAATATCCCCCGATGCATTTGGCGGATATCTATTAGGTTATAAAGTGTTAAGAGATTTAGGGTATGACACGGAAAAAGACTTTCGGATGCAGTTTTTGGGCTTCCCCGCGGATGCACTGCTATACGCTTTGCGGGATAAATCCCTCTCTGCGGCAATTGTTCCTGTCTGCTTATTAGAAAATATGGACAGTGAAGGACTGATTGATAAACACCAATTCCGTCCACTTGTTCAAAAAGAGAGTGCGTTACCCTGCCTAACCAGTACCGAACTTTACCCTAATTGGTCATTCGCCGCGTTAAGCGAAGTTCCTGACAATTTAGTGGATAAAGTCACTAAAGTTTTACTTTCTGGCGATACGCCCAATATGCGCTGGGGGGCTCCTGCATCCATCACACAAGTTGAAAACTTACTGCGTGACGTTAACCAACACCCACAGCAACGGGAAATCTGGCAAGATATTGTCAGTTGGACAATTCAGCACCAAATTACCATCGGTATTATCGCTTTAATTTTCTTATTGTTAGGTATTAACCACGTCTGGATAGCCTTCTTGGTTCGCCGTCGTAGCCAACAACTTGAAGTCGCACATAATCGCCTACGTCAGCAAGAAGCTAATCTACAAAAAGCGCAGCGACTCAATATATTAGGTGAAATGGCTTCTGGGTTTGCCCATGAATTGAACCAACCGTTATCCGCGATTCGAAATTATGCACAAGGCTCTATTTTGCGATTGAAAAAAGAGTCGGAAAACCACCCGCTTCTTGGTGCTATCAGTAAGATTGATGAACAGGCTCAACGGGGGGCTGATATTATTCAAAACCTGCGCTTATGGGCTGGAAAACCGGGGCAAGAATCCCGTCTGACCCTACGCCAGCAATCCGTCAAACAGACCATTAATCATATTTGGCAACTGTTGCAAGTTGAGCAACATTTTCCAACCGTTAGGTTGCAATTACCCGAAACTCCCGATGTCCAGCTCTTGCTACCTGATACCCTACTCGACCAGTTACTCTCAAACTTGATCAGTAATAGCCTACAAGCAGGCGCCACCACATTAACCTTTGGCTTTCACTTTGCCGATGGACGCTTTTTACTGGTATTACAAGATGATGCTGGCGGAATGCCTGACGAACAGCTCAATCAAGGGATCATGCCATTCGCCACCACTAAACAGGAAGGATTAGGACTCGGATTGGTGATTTGCCAGCGATTAATTCAAAGCCAAGGTGGGGATATTCGCATTGAAAATCAACATAATGATGAAGGTAAGAATGGGCTGCGCGTGACGCTAATTTTTAATTACTCGAGATAA
- the ttrR gene encoding tetrathionate respiration response regulator TtrR, producing MPVIHLVDDDTDVTDSCQFLLETLGYNVTVWNDSEQFIQQAPLHEEGIVLLDMRMPKFDGRQVHQYLKEQQSTLAVIFLSGHGDIPMAVEQVKLGAIDFLQKPIDSQQLAETLEQARLQTIKATERILIKQRYETLTPKEKDVCTYVLQGLINREIAEVACVSVRTVEVHRSRVMEKMAVRNLAELMSTMQTAQLFAG from the coding sequence ATGCCAGTCATTCACCTTGTCGACGATGACACCGATGTCACTGATTCCTGTCAATTTTTACTCGAAACGCTCGGTTATAACGTTACCGTCTGGAACGACAGTGAGCAGTTTATCCAGCAAGCCCCTCTGCATGAGGAAGGCATTGTATTGCTCGATATGCGCATGCCAAAATTTGACGGGCGCCAAGTGCACCAATACCTGAAAGAGCAGCAAAGCACCCTCGCGGTGATTTTCCTTTCTGGTCATGGGGATATCCCGATGGCGGTTGAACAGGTGAAATTGGGCGCTATCGATTTTTTACAAAAACCTATTGATAGTCAGCAGCTTGCCGAAACCCTTGAACAAGCTCGCTTACAAACCATCAAAGCCACTGAACGCATATTAATTAAACAGCGTTATGAAACCTTAACGCCGAAAGAAAAAGACGTTTGCACCTATGTGCTTCAAGGGCTAATTAACCGCGAAATCGCTGAAGTGGCTTGCGTATCTGTGCGAACCGTTGAAGTGCATCGCTCCCGAGTGATGGAAAAAATGGCAGTAAGAAACCTTGCCGAATTAATGAGCACCATGCAAACAGCACAACTTTTTGCGGGTTAA
- the mdtG gene encoding multidrug efflux MFS transporter MdtG has product MKKSTYWKKNLYIVWFGCFLTGAAFSLIMPFLPLYIEELGITDHGSLNLWTGAVFSITFLFSAIAAPFWGRLSDRHGRKLMLLRSALGMAIVMVLIGFAQNIWQLLALRALLGLLGGFVPNANALIATQVPVNKSGWAMGVLATGAVSGALIGPLIGGLLADQYGLRPVFFITASVLFICFFVTLFYVRERFTPVSRKDALSGKQVFASLRNKNLVISLFFTTMIIQASIGSINPVITLYVRELSDSIDNLAFISGIIASIPGVAALISAPMLGKLSDRIGPDRVLLAVLAASIFVLFPMGLVSSYWELGTLRFLLGALNAALLPAVQTLIIYNISHQITGRIFSYNQALRDVGNVTGPLMGSFVAATYGFRAVFFFTAVLVLVNLIYSWLIIRKQSDGLRASPSKE; this is encoded by the coding sequence ATGAAGAAAAGTACTTACTGGAAAAAAAACCTCTACATCGTCTGGTTCGGCTGCTTTCTAACGGGCGCTGCCTTCAGCTTGATCATGCCTTTTCTTCCTCTTTATATCGAAGAACTTGGTATTACTGACCATGGCTCTTTGAATTTATGGACGGGTGCCGTTTTCAGTATTACGTTTCTCTTTTCCGCTATTGCTGCCCCTTTTTGGGGACGCCTTTCTGACCGCCACGGTCGTAAACTAATGTTGCTGCGCTCTGCCCTTGGTATGGCGATTGTCATGGTGCTGATTGGCTTTGCGCAGAATATTTGGCAGCTTTTGGCTTTACGGGCACTTTTAGGCTTACTTGGAGGATTTGTTCCGAATGCCAATGCGCTGATTGCCACCCAAGTCCCCGTGAATAAAAGCGGTTGGGCGATGGGTGTCTTGGCAACTGGCGCGGTGAGCGGTGCATTGATTGGCCCACTGATTGGTGGATTACTGGCCGACCAATATGGATTGCGCCCAGTTTTCTTTATTACCGCTAGCGTGTTGTTTATCTGCTTTTTTGTCACACTTTTCTACGTCCGTGAGCGTTTTACCCCCGTTTCACGCAAAGATGCCTTATCCGGAAAACAAGTTTTTGCCTCTTTACGTAATAAAAACTTAGTGATCAGCCTATTTTTCACCACCATGATCATCCAAGCATCAATTGGTTCGATTAATCCGGTGATCACCTTGTATGTTCGGGAACTTTCAGACTCGATTGATAATCTTGCTTTTATCAGTGGGATTATTGCATCCATTCCCGGCGTTGCCGCGCTGATTAGTGCCCCTATGCTCGGTAAACTGAGCGACCGCATTGGACCTGACCGTGTTTTATTAGCGGTACTTGCCGCCTCAATTTTTGTTCTATTTCCGATGGGGCTCGTTAGCAGTTATTGGGAATTAGGCACTTTGCGCTTCTTACTCGGCGCCCTTAACGCCGCGCTGTTACCCGCCGTACAAACTTTAATTATTTATAATATTTCTCACCAAATCACTGGACGCATATTTAGCTACAACCAAGCTTTACGGGATGTGGGGAATGTCACTGGGCCTTTAATGGGTTCCTTTGTTGCAGCAACTTACGGGTTTAGAGCCGTGTTCTTCTTCACTGCCGTATTAGTGCTGGTCAACCTCATTTACTCTTGGCTTATCATTAGGAAGCAATCTGATGGTCTAAGAGCATCTCCCTCTAAAGAGTAA
- a CDS encoding peptide MFS transporter, translating into MSHSATKTKTFFGHPYPLSSLFLTEMWERFSFYGVRPLLILFMSATLLQGGMGLPIEQASAIVGIFAGGVYITSLPGGWLADNWLGQRRAVWYGSLIIALGHLSIALSALFTNTFFFVGLLLIVLGTGLFKTCITVMVGTLYKKEDTRRDGGFSLFYMGINMGSFIAPLIIGPLHEKYGWHLGFGLGGLGMLVALLIFRFYAIPQMRRYDKEVGLDSTWNHPTVQRKNVGKWVAVAMTALAVLVVLINNGTIPFNPSVIAKSSAYIISTCVGIYFIFMFFCAGLNSSERSRLLACLILLIAAAFFWSAFEQKPTSFNIFARDYTDRQWGNFEIPTIWFQSINALFIILLAPIFSWFWPSLAKRNLNPSSMTKFVIGILFAAGGFAVMMVAANHVLATQTGVSPFWLVGSILLLTLGELCLSPIGLATMTLLAPQKMRGQVMGLWFCASALGNLAAGIMGGNIRKDQLDSMPDLFSHVSIALVICAVVLAALIIPVRKMLQNADKNEAKAK; encoded by the coding sequence ATGAGTCATTCTGCGACTAAAACTAAAACTTTTTTCGGGCATCCTTACCCGTTGAGTTCGCTTTTCCTCACCGAAATGTGGGAACGTTTTTCTTTCTATGGTGTTCGTCCTCTTTTAATCCTCTTTATGAGTGCAACTTTGTTGCAAGGTGGCATGGGGCTACCGATTGAACAAGCGTCTGCTATCGTGGGTATCTTCGCGGGTGGTGTTTATATCACATCATTACCGGGTGGCTGGCTCGCGGATAACTGGTTAGGTCAGCGTCGTGCCGTTTGGTATGGTTCTTTAATCATTGCATTGGGTCACTTATCGATAGCGCTGTCTGCGTTATTTACCAATACCTTCTTCTTCGTGGGACTGCTATTGATCGTATTAGGTACCGGTTTATTTAAAACCTGTATCACTGTAATGGTTGGAACCCTGTATAAGAAAGAAGATACACGTCGTGATGGTGGTTTCTCTCTGTTCTATATGGGTATCAATATGGGTTCATTTATTGCCCCATTAATTATCGGCCCATTACATGAAAAATACGGCTGGCATTTAGGCTTCGGTTTAGGTGGTTTGGGTATGTTAGTTGCCCTGCTTATCTTCCGTTTCTACGCGATCCCACAAATGCGTCGTTATGACAAAGAAGTCGGCTTAGATTCCACATGGAATCACCCTACCGTTCAACGTAAAAACGTCGGTAAATGGGTTGCGGTTGCCATGACTGCACTGGCTGTACTGGTGGTGTTAATCAATAATGGCACTATTCCATTCAACCCTTCAGTCATAGCAAAAAGCTCGGCTTACATTATCTCTACGTGTGTGGGCATCTACTTTATTTTCATGTTCTTCTGTGCAGGTTTGAACAGCAGTGAACGCTCTCGCTTACTGGCATGTTTAATTCTGTTAATTGCTGCGGCGTTCTTCTGGTCTGCATTTGAACAAAAGCCAACATCATTTAACATCTTTGCGCGTGACTATACCGATCGCCAATGGGGTAACTTCGAAATCCCAACGATTTGGTTCCAGTCAATCAACGCCTTATTCATCATTCTGTTAGCGCCTATTTTCAGCTGGTTCTGGCCTTCTTTGGCTAAGCGTAATCTGAACCCAAGCAGCATGACGAAGTTCGTTATTGGTATCCTGTTCGCCGCGGGTGGCTTTGCGGTCATGATGGTTGCAGCTAACCACGTTCTGGCAACACAAACTGGCGTTTCACCATTCTGGTTAGTCGGCAGTATTTTATTACTGACATTAGGTGAACTGTGCTTAAGCCCAATTGGCCTGGCAACCATGACATTACTTGCACCACAAAAAATGCGCGGTCAGGTGATGGGATTATGGTTCTGTGCAAGTGCGCTGGGTAACTTAGCAGCAGGTATCATGGGTGGTAATATCCGTAAAGACCAACTGGATTCAATGCCAGACCTGTTCTCCCACGTTTCTATCGCACTGGTTATTTGTGCTGTTGTGCTAGCAGCCCTGATTATTCCAGTCAGAAAAATGCTGCAAAACGCAGATAAAAACGAAGCAAAAGCGAAATAA
- the ttrB gene encoding tetrathionate reductase subunit TtrB → MDLSKRKFLQQIGAVTAGASLIPIAEAGLNFSPTRREGNPEKRYGMLIDLRRCVGCQSCTVSCSVENQTPQGQFRTTVNQYQVSLKGEEGFTNVLLPRLCNHCDNPPCVPVCPVQATFQREDGIVVIDNERCVGCAYCVQACPYDARFINHSTQTADKCTFCAHRLEVGLLPACVESCVGGARIIGDLKDPNSTIRKMLSEHEAQIKVLKPESGTLPQVFYLGLDDAFVEPLQGKGQPALWQEVF, encoded by the coding sequence ATGGATCTGAGTAAACGAAAATTCCTACAACAGATTGGGGCCGTCACTGCGGGTGCCTCGCTGATCCCAATCGCCGAGGCGGGTTTGAATTTTTCCCCAACTCGCCGTGAAGGCAATCCCGAAAAACGCTATGGCATGTTGATTGACCTGCGTCGCTGCGTAGGCTGCCAATCATGTACTGTTAGCTGTTCTGTTGAAAACCAAACACCTCAAGGTCAATTTAGAACGACGGTTAACCAATATCAGGTCTCCTTAAAAGGAGAGGAAGGGTTCACTAACGTTCTACTGCCTCGCCTGTGTAACCATTGTGATAACCCGCCTTGCGTGCCAGTTTGCCCAGTGCAAGCAACATTTCAACGTGAAGATGGCATCGTGGTAATTGATAACGAGCGCTGTGTAGGTTGTGCGTATTGTGTTCAGGCTTGTCCGTACGATGCTCGCTTTATTAACCATTCAACGCAAACTGCAGATAAATGCACATTCTGTGCACACCGCTTAGAAGTTGGTTTATTGCCAGCATGTGTCGAATCCTGTGTGGGGGGCGCCCGTATTATTGGTGACTTAAAAGACCCTAACAGCACCATTCGTAAGATGCTTTCTGAGCACGAAGCGCAAATCAAAGTCTTGAAACCTGAAAGTGGCACGTTGCCGCAGGTATTTTATTTAGGGCTGGATGATGCGTTTGTGGAACCGTTGCAAGGTAAAGGGCAACCGGCATTATGGCAGGAGGTGTTCTGA
- a CDS encoding Kdo(2)-lipid IV(A) acyltransferase, whose product MIPAPKFEKSLLHPRYWLVWFGISVLYLLVLLPYPVIYWIGTRLGRFSKRFLKKRVQIADRNLQLCFPEMSQEERQKMVDKNFEAVGMGFFETGMAWFWPDWRVRRWFKVEGRENMLAAQETGRGIIVLGVHFLTLEIGGRAFGMLNPGIGVYRANDNKLMDWLQTRGRLKSNKYMLDRKDVKGMIRALKEGEILWYAPDHDYGPRNSSFAPLFAVEKAATTNGSQILLSLGNPLVVPFSAIRLPDGKGYKLLIQPAVDNFPVDDNVATATMMNQVIEKEILRAPEQYMWMHRRFKTRPKGEPSLYGDLDKIHHH is encoded by the coding sequence ATGATCCCAGCACCAAAATTTGAAAAAAGTTTATTACATCCTCGCTACTGGCTAGTTTGGTTTGGCATTAGCGTGCTCTACCTGCTCGTCCTGCTTCCTTACCCCGTCATTTATTGGATAGGTACCCGTTTGGGGCGTTTCTCCAAGCGCTTCTTAAAAAAACGCGTCCAAATTGCCGATCGTAATCTGCAATTGTGTTTCCCTGAGATGAGCCAAGAAGAGCGCCAAAAAATGGTGGATAAAAACTTTGAAGCTGTCGGTATGGGCTTTTTCGAAACGGGAATGGCGTGGTTCTGGCCCGATTGGCGAGTGCGCCGTTGGTTTAAAGTTGAAGGCCGTGAAAATATGCTCGCCGCTCAAGAAACCGGCCGTGGCATTATTGTGTTAGGCGTACATTTCTTAACGTTGGAAATCGGGGGGCGCGCATTTGGTATGTTGAACCCCGGTATTGGTGTTTATCGCGCTAACGATAATAAACTGATGGACTGGCTACAAACTCGTGGACGTTTGAAATCCAATAAATACATGCTCGACCGTAAAGACGTTAAAGGCATGATCCGCGCATTAAAAGAAGGGGAAATTTTATGGTATGCCCCTGACCATGATTACGGCCCTCGAAACAGTTCATTCGCGCCATTATTTGCGGTGGAAAAAGCGGCAACCACCAATGGCTCACAAATCTTATTATCTCTTGGCAACCCACTCGTTGTGCCGTTTTCAGCTATCCGTTTACCCGATGGTAAAGGTTATAAATTGCTGATCCAGCCTGCCGTGGACAATTTCCCTGTGGACGACAACGTCGCCACCGCAACGATGATGAACCAGGTCATTGAGAAAGAAATTTTACGGGCACCAGAGCAATATATGTGGATGCACCGCCGTTTTAAAACGCGTCCAAAGGGAGAACCCTCCCTGTACGGCGATTTAGATAAAATCCACCACCACTAG
- the ttrC gene encoding tetrathionate reductase subunit TtrC has protein sequence MSEQVTYISEIMAQPQEFFWLPWAVQYFFFIGIAACAVLYACYLHWQNRSGNGRLEMIAVFIAITMGITAPLALTADLHQTARVWHFYAHPTMWSWMWWGSVLLPLFTTFVGLYFVALLVKLIWKKEYKATRWVALLSALSSIGLLLYTGREASVLVARPIWFSWWMPVLMFLSAMQVLPALISLGARREPQYQNRLARFQVITLLLFAVCFALWISGDTTSGIAIRQQLDVASPGWWMLMGVCALWAITFVMALSNVKAVRSVPYITVLALVSMALAWVLRWIFLMEIQAVPKYNIITNPYHFPLGNDGLLAIVGTFGLWIALTIIVREGVRWFAGRVQHG, from the coding sequence ATGAGCGAACAAGTGACCTATATTTCCGAAATCATGGCGCAGCCACAAGAGTTTTTCTGGCTTCCTTGGGCAGTGCAATACTTTTTCTTTATTGGAATTGCCGCCTGTGCCGTGCTGTATGCCTGTTATCTTCATTGGCAAAACCGCAGTGGAAACGGCAGATTAGAAATGATCGCCGTGTTTATTGCTATCACGATGGGGATCACAGCGCCGTTAGCATTAACCGCTGACCTGCACCAAACCGCGCGTGTGTGGCACTTCTATGCACATCCAACAATGTGGTCTTGGATGTGGTGGGGCTCTGTGTTGCTACCGCTATTTACCACGTTTGTTGGGTTGTACTTTGTTGCGCTGTTAGTCAAATTGATTTGGAAGAAAGAGTATAAAGCGACTCGTTGGGTAGCATTACTCAGTGCGTTATCCTCCATTGGTTTACTGCTGTATACCGGTCGTGAAGCCTCTGTGCTAGTGGCTCGTCCAATTTGGTTTAGCTGGTGGATGCCAGTGTTGATGTTCTTAAGTGCAATGCAAGTGTTGCCTGCACTGATTAGCTTAGGCGCGCGTCGTGAGCCGCAATATCAAAACCGTTTAGCGCGCTTCCAAGTAATTACATTACTCCTGTTTGCAGTCTGTTTTGCACTGTGGATCTCCGGTGATACCACGTCAGGCATTGCAATTCGTCAACAGTTAGATGTCGCAAGCCCGGGCTGGTGGATGTTAATGGGGGTTTGTGCACTGTGGGCAATCACATTTGTAATGGCATTGAGTAACGTTAAAGCGGTGCGCTCAGTCCCTTACATTACGGTTTTAGCGTTAGTGTCGATGGCGTTAGCGTGGGTATTACGCTGGATTTTCCTGATGGAGATCCAAGCGGTACCAAAATACAACATCATCACCAATCCATACCATTTTCCATTAGGCAATGATGGGCTACTGGCGATTGTCGGTACATTTGGATTGTGGATTGCATTAACAATTATTGTTCGCGAAGGTGTTCGCTGGTTTGCGGGGAGAGTGCAACATGGCTAA